A section of the Neorhizobium galegae bv. orientalis str. HAMBI 540 genome encodes:
- the rpoB gene encoding DNA-directed RNA polymerase subunit beta — MAQTLSFNGRRRVRKFFGKIPEVTEMPNLIEVQKASYDQFLMVDEPKGGRPDEGLNAVFRSVFPITDFSGASMLEFVSYEFELPKFDVEECRQRDLTYAAPLKVTLRLIVFDIDEDTGAKSIKDIKEQSVYMGDMPLMTDNGTFIVNGTERVIVSQMHRSPGVFFDHDKGKSHSSGKLLFAARVIPYRGSWLDIEFDAKDIVYARIDRRRKIPVTSLLMALGMDGEEILSTFYTKSSYQRDGDGWRIPFQPETLKGAKTLSDMIDADTGEVVVESGKKLTPRLLRQLTDKGLKALKATNDDIYGNYLAEDIVNAATGEIYLEAGDEIDEKTLPVILNAGFDEVPVLGIDHINVGAYIRNTLSADKNENRQDALFDIYRVMRPGEPPTMESAEAMFNSLFFDSERYDLSAVGRVKMNMRLDLEVADTVRTLRKDDILAVVRMLVELRDGKGEIDDIDNLGNRRVRSVGELMENQYRLGLLRMERAIKERMSSIEIDTVMPQDLINAKPAAAAVREFFGSSQLSQFMDQVNPLSEITHKRRLSALGPGGLTRERAGFEVRDVHPTHYGRICPIETPEGPNIGLINSLATFARVNKYGFIESPYRKIIDGIVTKEVLYLSAMEEAKYYVAQANAELDKNGSFVEEFVVCRHAGEVMLSPRDTINLMDVSPKQLVSVAAALIPFLENDDANRALMGSNMQRQAVPLVRAEAPFVGTGMEPVVARDSGAAIAARRSGVVDQVDATRIVIRATEDLDPSKSGVDIYRLQKFQRSNQNTCVNQRPLVAVGDILNKGDIIADGPSTDLGDLALGRNALVAFMPWNGYNYEDSILLSERIVSDDVFTSIHIEEFEVMARDTKLGPEEITRDIPNVSEEALKNLDEAGIVYIGAEVQPGDILVGKITPKGESPMTPEEKLLRAIFGEKASDVRDTSMRMPPGTFGTVVEVRVFNRHGVEKDERAMAIEREEIERLAKDRDDEQSILDRNVYSRLTDMLRGQMSVAGPKGFKKGIELTNAIISEYPRSQWWMFAVEDEKVQGEVEALRGQYDESKSRLEQRFMDKVEKVQRGDEMPPGVMKMVKVFVAVKRKIQPGDKMAGRHGNKGVVSRIVPVEDMPFLEDGTHVDIVLNPLGVPSRMNVGQILETHLAWACAGMGKRIGAMLEEYRKSNDITDLKKELTEAYQSEANAEVASFDDDSLVRLAEQSKRGLSIATPVFDGAHEPDVAAMLTKAGLDPSGQSVLYDGRTGEQFDRKVTVGYMYMIKLNHLVDDKIHARSIGPYSLVTQQPLGGKAQFGGQRFGEMEVWALEAYGAAYTLQEMLTVKSDDVAGRTKVYEAIVRGDDTFEAGIPESFNVLVKEMRSLGLSVELENSKIDEANAGQLPDAAE, encoded by the coding sequence ATGGCTCAGACCCTTTCCTTTAATGGTCGCAGGCGCGTACGCAAGTTTTTTGGAAAAATCCCCGAAGTCACGGAGATGCCGAACCTCATCGAGGTTCAGAAGGCATCCTATGACCAATTCCTGATGGTCGATGAACCGAAGGGCGGTCGTCCGGACGAAGGTCTGAACGCCGTCTTCCGGTCGGTCTTTCCGATCACCGATTTTTCCGGCGCCTCCATGCTCGAATTCGTATCCTACGAATTCGAGCTGCCGAAGTTCGACGTGGAAGAATGCCGTCAGCGCGATCTGACCTATGCGGCGCCGCTGAAGGTGACTCTGCGCCTGATCGTGTTCGATATCGACGAGGATACGGGCGCAAAGTCGATCAAGGACATCAAGGAGCAGTCGGTCTACATGGGCGACATGCCGCTCATGACCGATAACGGTACGTTCATCGTGAACGGCACCGAGCGCGTGATCGTGTCCCAGATGCACCGTTCGCCGGGCGTCTTCTTCGACCACGACAAGGGCAAGAGCCATTCTTCCGGCAAGCTGCTCTTCGCAGCCCGCGTCATTCCGTATCGCGGTTCCTGGCTCGATATCGAATTCGATGCCAAGGATATCGTCTACGCCCGCATCGACCGCCGCCGTAAGATCCCCGTGACCTCGCTGCTGATGGCGCTTGGCATGGACGGCGAAGAAATCCTGTCGACCTTCTATACGAAGTCGTCCTATCAGCGCGACGGCGATGGCTGGCGGATTCCGTTCCAGCCGGAAACTCTGAAGGGTGCCAAGACCCTTTCCGACATGATTGACGCCGATACCGGCGAAGTGGTTGTCGAATCCGGCAAAAAGCTCACGCCGCGCCTTCTCCGTCAGCTGACGGACAAGGGCCTGAAGGCGTTGAAGGCAACCAATGACGACATCTACGGCAACTATCTTGCCGAAGACATCGTCAACGCGGCAACCGGCGAGATCTACCTCGAAGCCGGCGACGAGATCGACGAAAAGACCCTGCCGGTCATCCTCAATGCCGGTTTCGACGAAGTTCCGGTTCTCGGCATCGACCATATCAATGTCGGCGCCTACATCCGCAACACGCTGTCGGCCGACAAGAACGAGAACCGTCAGGACGCTCTGTTCGACATCTACCGCGTCATGCGTCCGGGTGAACCGCCGACCATGGAATCGGCCGAAGCCATGTTCAACTCGCTGTTCTTCGATTCGGAGCGTTACGACCTCTCCGCCGTCGGCCGCGTCAAGATGAACATGCGCCTCGACCTCGAAGTCGCCGACACCGTCCGCACGCTCCGCAAGGACGACATCCTGGCCGTAGTCCGGATGCTGGTCGAACTGCGCGACGGCAAGGGCGAAATCGACGACATCGACAACCTCGGCAACCGCCGCGTCCGTTCTGTCGGCGAACTGATGGAAAATCAGTATCGCCTCGGCCTGCTCCGCATGGAGCGCGCCATCAAGGAACGCATGTCGTCGATCGAGATCGACACAGTCATGCCGCAGGACCTGATCAACGCGAAGCCTGCCGCTGCCGCGGTTCGCGAATTCTTCGGTTCCTCGCAGCTGTCGCAGTTCATGGACCAGGTGAACCCGCTTTCGGAAATCACCCACAAGCGCCGTCTTTCGGCACTTGGCCCGGGTGGTCTGACCCGCGAGCGCGCCGGCTTCGAAGTCCGCGACGTTCACCCCACCCATTACGGCCGTATTTGCCCGATCGAAACGCCGGAAGGCCCGAACATCGGTCTGATCAACTCGCTTGCAACCTTTGCCCGCGTCAACAAGTACGGCTTCATCGAGAGCCCGTACCGCAAGATCATCGACGGCATCGTGACCAAGGAAGTGCTTTACCTCTCCGCTATGGAAGAGGCGAAGTATTACGTTGCACAGGCGAACGCCGAACTGGATAAGAACGGCTCTTTCGTGGAAGAGTTCGTGGTCTGCCGTCATGCCGGCGAAGTCATGCTGTCCCCGCGCGACACCATCAACCTGATGGACGTCTCGCCGAAGCAGCTCGTTTCGGTCGCGGCCGCTCTGATCCCGTTCCTTGAAAACGACGACGCCAACCGCGCTCTCATGGGCTCGAACATGCAGCGTCAGGCCGTGCCGCTGGTACGTGCTGAAGCTCCGTTCGTCGGCACCGGCATGGAACCGGTCGTCGCCCGCGACTCCGGTGCAGCGATTGCTGCCCGCCGTAGCGGCGTGGTCGACCAGGTCGACGCGACGCGTATCGTTATCCGCGCCACCGAAGACCTCGATCCGTCGAAGTCGGGCGTCGATATCTATCGTCTGCAGAAGTTCCAGCGTTCGAACCAGAACACCTGCGTCAACCAGCGTCCGCTGGTCGCCGTCGGCGACATCCTGAACAAGGGCGACATCATTGCCGACGGTCCGTCGACGGACCTTGGTGACTTGGCGCTCGGCCGCAACGCGCTCGTCGCGTTCATGCCCTGGAACGGCTACAACTACGAAGACTCGATCCTGCTCTCCGAGCGCATCGTATCGGACGACGTGTTCACCTCCATCCACATCGAAGAATTCGAAGTGATGGCGCGTGACACCAAGCTTGGTCCGGAAGAAATCACGCGCGACATTCCGAACGTTTCGGAAGAAGCGCTGAAGAACCTCGACGAAGCCGGCATCGTCTACATCGGCGCCGAAGTCCAGCCGGGCGACATTCTCGTCGGCAAGATCACTCCGAAGGGCGAAAGCCCGATGACGCCGGAAGAAAAGCTTCTGCGCGCCATCTTCGGTGAAAAGGCCTCCGACGTTCGCGACACCTCCATGCGCATGCCTCCGGGCACGTTCGGCACGGTCGTCGAAGTCCGCGTCTTCAACCGTCACGGTGTGGAGAAGGACGAACGCGCCATGGCGATCGAGCGTGAGGAAATCGAACGCCTCGCCAAGGACCGCGACGACGAGCAGTCGATTCTTGACCGCAACGTCTATAGCCGTCTGACGGACATGCTGCGCGGCCAGATGTCGGTTGCCGGTCCGAAGGGCTTCAAGAAGGGCATCGAGCTCACCAACGCCATCATCTCCGAATATCCCCGCTCGCAGTGGTGGATGTTCGCAGTCGAGGACGAAAAGGTGCAGGGCGAAGTCGAAGCGCTTCGCGGCCAGTACGACGAATCCAAGTCGCGCCTTGAACAGCGCTTCATGGACAAGGTCGAAAAGGTCCAGCGCGGCGACGAAATGCCTCCGGGCGTCATGAAGATGGTCAAGGTCTTCGTCGCTGTGAAGCGCAAGATCCAGCCAGGCGACAAGATGGCCGGCCGTCACGGCAACAAGGGCGTCGTGTCGCGCATCGTGCCGGTCGAGGACATGCCGTTCCTCGAAGACGGCACGCATGTCGACATCGTTCTGAACCCGCTCGGCGTGCCTTCGCGCATGAACGTCGGTCAGATCCTCGAGACGCACCTGGCCTGGGCTTGCGCCGGCATGGGCAAGCGTATCGGTGCGATGCTTGAAGAGTACCGCAAGTCGAACGATATCACCGACTTGAAGAAAGAGCTGACGGAAGCCTATCAGAGTGAGGCAAACGCTGAAGTTGCCAGCTTCGACGACGACTCGCTCGTTCGTCTTGCCGAGCAGTCCAAGCGTGGTCTGTCGATCGCAACGCCGGTCTTCGACGGTGCGCATGAGCCGGACGTCGCAGCGATGCTGACCAAGGCGGGCCTCGATCCGTCCGGTCAGTCGGTCCTCTATGACGGCCGTACCGGTGAGCAGTTCGACCGCAAGGTGACTGTCGGCTATATGTACATGATCAAGCTGAACCACCTCGTGGACGACAAGATCCACGCGCGTTCGATCGGTCCGTACTCGCTGGTCACCCAGCAGCCGCTCGGTGGCAAGGCGCAGTTCGGCGGCCAGCGCTTCGGCGAAATGGAAGTCTGGGCGCTCGAAGCCTACGGCGCCGCCTACACGCTGCAGGAAATGCTGACCGTGAAGTCGGACGACGTGGCCGGCCGTACCAAGGTCTACGAAGCGATCGTTCGCGGCGACGACACGTTCGAGGCAGGCATTCCGGAGAGCTTCAACGTTCTCGTCAAGGAAATGCGCTCTCTCGGCCTGTCCGTCGAGCTCGAGAACTCGAAGATCGACGAGGCGAACGCCGGTCAGCTGCCCGACGCAGCCGAATAA
- the rpoC gene encoding DNA-directed RNA polymerase subunit beta' produces the protein MNQEVMNLFNPQVPAQHFDSIRISIASPEKILSWSYGEIKKPETINYRTFKPERDGLFCARIFGPIKDYECLCGKYKRMKYKGIICEKCGVEVTLSRVRRERMGHIELAAPVAHIWFLKSLPSRISTLLDMTLKDVERVLYFENYIVTEPGLTSLKENQLLSEEEYMIAVDEFGEDQFTAMIGAEAIYEMLASMNLEKIAGDLRSELADTTSDLKQKKLMKRLKIVENFMESGNRPEWMIMKVVPVIPPDLRPLVPLDGGRFATSDLNDLYRRVINRNNRLKRLIELRAPGIIIRNEKRMLQESVDALFDNGRRGRVITGANKRPLKSLSDMLKGKQGRFRQNLLGKRVDYSGRSVIVTGPELKLHQCGLPKKMALELFKPFIYARLDAKGYSSTVKQAKKLVEKEKPEVWDILDEVIREHPVLLNRAPTLHRLGIQAFEPILVEGKAIQLHPLVCTAFNADFDGDQMAVHVPLSLEAQLEARVLMMSTNNILHPANGAPIIVPSQDMVLGLYYLAIMNQNEPGEGMAFSDMGELHHALENKVVTLHAKIRGRFKTLDADGKLVSKIYETTPGRMIIGELLPKNVNVPFETCNQEMTKKNISKMIDTVYRHCGQKDTVIFCDRIMQLGFTHACKAGISFGKDDMIIPETKAKIVGDTETLVKEYEQQYNDGLITQGEKYNKVVDAWGKATEKVAEDMMARIKAVEFDPETGRQKQMNAIYMMSHSGARGSPNQMRQLGGMRGLMAKPSGEIIETPIISNFKEGLTVNEYFNSTHGARKGLADTALKTANSGYLTRRLVDVAQDCIVNLVDCGTESGLTMTAIVDAGQVVASIGVRVLGRTALDDIDHPVTGARIVDAGKMILEPDVIEIEKAGIQSIRIRSALTCEVQTGVCSVCYGRDLARGTPVNMGEAVGVIAAQSIGEPGTQLTMRTFHLGGTANVVDQSFLEASYEGTIQIKNRNMLRNSEGVLVAMGRNMAVTILDERGVERSSQRVAYGSKLFVDDGDKVRRGQRLAEWDPYTRPMMTEVEGTVQFEDVVDSISVSESTDESTGITKRQVIDWRSTPRGIDLKPAIIIKDASGSIMKLARGGEARFNLSVDAILSVEPGQKVSQGDVLARVPLESAKTKDITGGLPRVAELFEARRPKDHAIIAEIDGTIRLGRDYKNKRRVMIEPAEDGVEPVEYLIPKGKPFHLQEGDYIEKGDYILDGNPAPHDILAIKGVEALASYLVNEIQEVYRLQGVVINDKHIEVIVRQMLQKVEITDAGDSQYIVGDNVDRIELDEANERLAEEGKKPAYGEPVLLGITKASLQTPSFISAASFQETTKVLTEAAIAGKTDTLQGLKENVIVGRLIPAGTGGTMTQIRRIATSRDELILEERKKGSGASSATPMLQDLNTENTPAE, from the coding sequence ATGAACCAAGAGGTCATGAATCTTTTCAATCCGCAGGTGCCTGCACAGCACTTCGATTCGATCCGTATCTCGATCGCGTCTCCGGAGAAGATTCTCTCCTGGTCCTACGGCGAGATCAAAAAGCCGGAGACCATCAACTACCGTACCTTCAAGCCGGAACGCGACGGCCTTTTCTGCGCGCGCATCTTCGGGCCGATCAAGGACTATGAGTGCCTGTGCGGCAAGTACAAGCGCATGAAGTACAAGGGCATCATCTGCGAAAAGTGCGGCGTCGAAGTCACGCTGTCGCGCGTTCGCCGGGAGCGCATGGGCCATATCGAGCTCGCCGCTCCCGTCGCCCATATCTGGTTCCTGAAGTCGCTTCCGTCGCGCATCTCGACCCTTCTCGACATGACGCTGAAGGATGTCGAGCGCGTTCTGTATTTCGAGAACTACATCGTCACTGAGCCAGGCCTCACCTCGCTCAAGGAAAACCAGCTTCTTTCCGAAGAAGAATACATGATCGCCGTCGACGAGTTCGGCGAAGATCAGTTCACGGCGATGATCGGCGCCGAGGCCATCTACGAGATGCTGGCCTCGATGAATCTCGAAAAGATCGCCGGCGACCTGCGTTCGGAACTTGCCGACACCACGTCGGATCTGAAGCAGAAGAAGCTGATGAAGCGCCTGAAGATCGTCGAGAACTTCATGGAATCGGGCAACCGTCCGGAATGGATGATCATGAAGGTCGTCCCGGTCATCCCGCCGGACCTGCGCCCGCTGGTTCCGCTCGATGGCGGCCGCTTTGCGACCTCGGACCTCAACGATCTCTATCGTCGCGTCATCAACCGTAACAACCGTCTGAAGCGCCTGATCGAACTGCGCGCTCCGGGCATCATCATCCGCAACGAAAAGCGCATGCTGCAGGAATCTGTGGACGCGCTGTTCGACAACGGCCGTCGTGGCCGCGTCATCACCGGCGCCAACAAGCGTCCGCTGAAGTCGCTGTCCGATATGCTCAAGGGCAAGCAGGGCCGCTTCCGCCAGAACCTTCTCGGCAAGCGCGTCGACTATTCCGGCCGTTCGGTCATCGTGACCGGTCCGGAACTAAAACTGCACCAGTGCGGCCTGCCGAAGAAGATGGCGCTCGAACTGTTCAAGCCGTTCATCTACGCACGTCTCGACGCCAAGGGTTACTCCTCGACCGTCAAGCAGGCCAAGAAGCTGGTTGAAAAGGAAAAGCCGGAAGTCTGGGATATCCTCGACGAGGTCATCCGCGAGCATCCGGTCCTCCTGAACCGCGCACCGACGCTGCACCGCCTGGGCATCCAGGCCTTCGAACCGATCCTGGTCGAAGGCAAGGCGATCCAGCTGCATCCGCTCGTCTGCACGGCCTTCAACGCCGACTTCGACGGTGACCAGATGGCCGTTCACGTGCCGCTGTCGCTCGAAGCTCAGCTCGAAGCCCGCGTGCTGATGATGTCGACGAACAACATCCTGCACCCTGCAAATGGCGCACCGATCATCGTTCCGTCGCAGGACATGGTTCTCGGCCTCTACTATCTGGCGATCATGAACCAGAACGAGCCGGGCGAAGGCATGGCCTTCTCCGACATGGGCGAACTGCACCACGCTCTGGAAAACAAGGTCGTCACCCTGCATGCCAAGATCCGCGGTCGCTTCAAGACCCTGGATGCCGACGGCAAGCTGGTCTCGAAGATCTATGAAACGACCCCCGGCCGCATGATCATCGGCGAACTTCTGCCGAAGAACGTCAATGTGCCGTTCGAGACCTGCAACCAGGAAATGACCAAGAAGAACATCTCCAAGATGATCGACACGGTCTACCGTCACTGCGGCCAGAAGGACACGGTGATCTTCTGCGACCGCATCATGCAGCTCGGCTTCACGCACGCCTGCAAGGCCGGCATCTCCTTCGGCAAGGATGACATGATCATCCCGGAAACCAAGGCGAAGATCGTCGGTGATACCGAGACCCTGGTGAAGGAATACGAGCAGCAGTACAACGACGGCCTGATCACTCAGGGCGAAAAGTACAACAAGGTCGTCGACGCCTGGGGCAAGGCTACCGAAAAGGTTGCGGAAGACATGATGGCCCGCATTAAGGCTGTCGAGTTCGATCCGGAAACCGGTCGCCAGAAGCAGATGAACGCCATCTACATGATGTCCCACTCGGGTGCCCGTGGTTCTCCGAACCAGATGCGCCAGCTGGGCGGCATGCGCGGCCTGATGGCCAAGCCCTCGGGCGAAATCATCGAAACGCCGATCATCTCGAACTTCAAGGAAGGCCTGACCGTTAACGAGTACTTCAACTCGACCCACGGTGCCCGTAAGGGTCTCGCAGACACCGCCCTGAAGACCGCGAACTCCGGTTACCTGACCCGTCGTCTCGTCGACGTGGCGCAGGACTGCATCGTCAACCTGGTCGATTGCGGCACCGAAAGCGGCCTCACCATGACGGCGATCGTTGACGCCGGTCAGGTCGTGGCCTCCATCGGCGTGCGTGTTCTTGGCCGTACCGCGCTCGACGATATCGATCACCCGGTCACGGGTGCCCGCATCGTCGATGCCGGCAAGATGATCCTCGAGCCGGATGTCATCGAGATCGAAAAGGCTGGTATCCAGTCGATCCGCATCCGTTCGGCACTGACCTGCGAAGTTCAGACGGGCGTCTGCTCGGTCTGCTACGGCCGAGATCTGGCCCGTGGTACTCCGGTCAACATGGGCGAAGCCGTCGGCGTCATCGCGGCTCAGTCGATCGGCGAGCCGGGAACCCAGCTCACCATGCGTACCTTCCACTTGGGCGGTACGGCAAACGTGGTCGACCAGTCGTTCCTGGAAGCGTCGTACGAAGGCACGATCCAGATCAAGAACCGCAACATGCTGCGGAACTCCGAAGGCGTTCTCGTCGCGATGGGCCGCAACATGGCGGTCACCATCCTTGACGAGCGCGGCGTCGAGCGTTCCTCGCAGCGCGTCGCTTACGGTTCGAAGCTGTTCGTGGACGACGGCGACAAGGTTCGTCGCGGTCAGCGTCTGGCAGAGTGGGACCCCTATACGCGCCCGATGATGACGGAAGTGGAAGGTACGGTTCAGTTCGAAGACGTGGTCGACTCGATCTCGGTTTCGGAATCCACCGACGAATCCACCGGCATCACCAAGCGTCAGGTCATTGACTGGCGTTCGACGCCACGCGGCATCGACCTGAAGCCGGCGATCATCATCAAGGACGCTTCGGGCAGCATCATGAAACTGGCCCGCGGCGGCGAAGCCCGCTTCAACCTGTCGGTCGACGCCATCCTGTCGGTCGAGCCGGGTCAGAAGGTCAGCCAGGGCGACGTTCTCGCCCGCGTGCCGCTGGAAAGCGCCAAGACCAAGGACATCACCGGTGGTCTGCCGCGCGTCGCCGAGCTCTTTGAAGCCCGTCGTCCGAAGGATCATGCCATCATCGCTGAGATCGATGGTACGATCCGCCTCGGCCGCGACTACAAGAACAAGCGTCGCGTCATGATCGAGCCGGCGGAAGACGGTGTCGAGCCGGTCGAGTACCTGATCCCGAAGGGCAAGCCCTTCCATCTTCAGGAAGGCGACTACATCGAAAAGGGCGACTACATCCTCGACGGCAATCCTGCGCCGCACGACATCCTGGCGATCAAGGGCGTGGAAGCACTCGCTTCCTACCTCGTCAACGAAATCCAGGAAGTCTACCGGCTGCAGGGCGTTGTCATCAACGACAAGCACATCGAGGTGATTGTCCGTCAGATGCTGCAGAAGGTCGAGATCACCGATGCCGGCGACAGCCAGTATATCGTCGGTGACAATGTCGACCGGATCGAACTGGACGAAGCCAACGAGCGTCTTGCCGAAGAAGGCAAGAAGCCCGCTTACGGCGAACCGGTTCTGCTCGGCATCACCAAGGCGTCGCTGCAGACCCCGTCCTTCATCTCGGCCGCTTCCTTCCAGGAAACGACCAAGGTGCTGACGGAAGCTGCGATCGCCGGCAAGACCGACACGCTGCAGGGCCTCAAGGAAAACGTCATCGTCGGCCGTCTCATCCCGGCCGGTACGGGCGGCACCATGACCCAGATCCGCCGTATCGCCACGTCGCGCGACGAGCTCATCCTGGAAGAACGCAAGAAGGGTTCTGGCGCTTCGTCCGCCACCCCGATGCTTCAGGACCTGAACACCGAGAACACGCCCGCGGAGTGA
- the rpsL gene encoding 30S ribosomal protein S12, which yields MPTVNQLIRKPRQANVKRNKVPALQENPQKRGVCTRVYTTTPKKPNSALRKVAKIRLTNGFEVIGYIPGEGHNLQEHSVVMIRGGRVKDLPGVRYHIIRGVLDTQGVKNRKQRRSKYGAKRPK from the coding sequence ATGCCTACCGTAAACCAGCTGATCCGCAAGCCTCGCCAGGCGAACGTAAAGCGTAACAAGGTTCCTGCTCTGCAGGAAAACCCCCAGAAGCGCGGCGTTTGCACCCGCGTTTACACGACGACCCCGAAGAAGCCGAACTCGGCTCTGCGTAAGGTTGCCAAGATTCGTCTGACCAACGGCTTCGAAGTCATCGGCTACATCCCGGGTGAAGGCCACAACCTGCAGGAACACTCCGTCGTGATGATCCGCGGCGGCCGCGTCAAGGACTTGCCGGGCGTTCGCTACCACATCATCCGCGGCGTTCTCGACACCCAGGGCGTCAAGAACCGCAAGCAGCGCCGTTCCAAGTACGGTGCGAAGCGTCCGAAGTAA
- the rpsG gene encoding 30S ribosomal protein S7 has product MSRRHSAEKREINPDPKFGDLVVTKFMNAIMLHGKKSVAENIVYGAFDVVQGKAKVDPLGIFHSALDNVAPHVEVRSRRVGGATYQVPVDVRPERRQALAIRWVIAAARKRNETTMVDRLSGELMDAANNRGSAVKKREDTHKMADANRAFSHYRW; this is encoded by the coding sequence ATGTCCCGACGCCATAGTGCAGAGAAGCGTGAGATCAATCCGGACCCGAAGTTCGGCGATCTGGTCGTCACGAAGTTCATGAATGCGATCATGCTCCACGGCAAGAAGTCCGTAGCTGAAAACATCGTTTACGGCGCGTTCGACGTCGTGCAGGGCAAGGCCAAGGTTGACCCGCTGGGTATCTTCCATTCGGCGCTCGACAATGTCGCGCCGCATGTCGAAGTTCGTTCGCGCCGCGTTGGTGGTGCGACCTACCAGGTTCCGGTCGACGTTCGTCCCGAGCGCCGTCAGGCTCTCGCGATCCGTTGGGTGATCGCTGCCGCCCGCAAGCGCAACGAAACGACGATGGTCGATCGCCTTTCCGGTGAACTCATGGATGCCGCAAACAATCGTGGCAGCGCCGTCAAGAAGCGTGAAGACACGCACAAGATGGCCGACGCCAACCGCGCATTCTCGCATTACCGTTGGTAA